Part of the Leptotrichia sp. oral taxon 215 str. W9775 genome is shown below.
AAAAGATATCAGGGATGATGAGCAGGCGAGCATAGTAATTTCGTCATTTGCAAACAATCCCATTTTAATCAATGATGTGGGCTACTGGAATCCTGACATCATAATTTTTGACGGTGTACTGGTTTCCGATGGTTCGACTGTTCAAGTGCTTCAGCACACATCTCAGTTAAATCTCTGTCTGATAGCTTCAAAACGTCGAGACCCTGAGAGGCCAAGACGTAAAATTGGATTTTCTGTTGACTCTCAAGAAGACTGATAATCCTGTCAAGTTTACCGTTCAGTAACTCCAACTGCTGAGCGGTTTCTTTCTTTTCCATTCCCTAATCACCTCTCTTTCCTGCTGACATCCGCTCCGAATAAAGTTATTTTCATGGGGTCACCTCGCTTTTTTAGATATTTTGTTTATTTTAACTAAACTTTAGAGGTAAAAAAATAAGATGATATATCAATTCTCTCTATTTCAAGAATTGTACAAACATTCTCTATTTCAGTTTGAGTGAAATCAACTTCATCGTTAAGTTTCTTACTCAGAGTAGCTTTTGAACAATTCAATTTCTCAGCTAAAACATACTCATTTTTTAACTTTTCTTTTATTCTACCTCTTAATAAAGAGTAATCTCTCATATCCCACCTCCAAATCAAGTTTATTTTAACTAAACATATGATACCACCATTTTTTTAACTTGTCAATACTTTTTTTTATTTTAAATAAACTTTTTTATTAAAAAGTTGATTTTTCTTAAACAATGGGGTATAATATATCAATAAAATCTAGGAAGGAAAATCTAAATATGGGAAACAAAGTTGATTGCCATATAAGAATTAAAGAGGCTATGGAATTGAGAAATTTGAATCAGTCAGATATAGTTGAAAGAACAAATATAAAAAAATCTGCACTGAGTCAATATATTAGTGGAAAAATAACTCCGAGACAAAACGCAATTGATGAATTATCAAAAGTTTTAAATGTATCAGAACCATGGTTGATGGGGTATGATGTTCCGATGAAAAGAACAGTTTTAAAAAAAGAAACTCAGAAATCAAAAACAGATGATGTTGTTCTCACACCAGAACAGGAAGCAGAGCTACAGTACATAATTGAACATAATATGCTATTTTTCAAACGTAATAAAATGGATGAGGATGATGCTAAGAAACTGGCTGATATTTTAAGAGAATTCTATATCGAAACATTAGAGCAGAAATAAAATTTTAACGGGAGAGAAGAAGATCAATGAAGAAAAAGGAAATTTTTGAACTTGCCAAAAAGCTCGCAACGGAATACCGCTCCGACCCGAAAAGATTGGCGAAAGAACTCGGAATTGTGGTGAAATATCGTTCTTTTAACAATCATTCAGGAAGCTGCATAAGAATGAATGGAAAACAATTGATAGTAATCAATACTAGGATGTCCACACTAAAACAGTTGTTCGTTTTGGCACACGAAATTGCCCATCTTCTACTACATCCGTATGAAGCTACTATTATCAGATATTTCAGTTTTTCTGAGTCTAAAATAGAGTTTGAGGCTAACTATTTTGCAGTTGTGTTTTTCAGTGAGTCAGAAATAGAATTTGAAGAAGATGAAGAAATAAAACAATTAATCAACAACATTATATTATAAAGGAGTGATTTTAAAATGGCAAAGAAGATTGTCGGAGAAGACGGAAAAGTATATTATGAAAGGAAACCAATCTATAAAAGATGGTGGTTTATCCTGCTGGTTATCCTGATTATCTTAGGAATTATAGGTAGCAGAGGAAGTAAAAATGAAAATAGTTCTTCGGGTACAAAAACAGCAGAATCAAAAAAGGAAGAAGTTAAAACTTTTAAAATAGGAGATATGGTCAATACCGAAAACATAGAACTTACCGTAAATGACATATCATCTGTCAAAAAAGTTACTGACGACAGCGGTTATCTTGAATACAAACCTGACGGAGAAGACAACAGATTCATAATTCTGCATGTTACAATTAAGAATATAGCCAAGGAAATGATTTCCCTTGATTCAAGTAGTTTTCAACTATATTCAGGCGATGTTCAGTATTCACCTACTATGGTTATGGTCAAAGATGGATTAAACCTCGATGGAATCAATCCAGGAGTGCAGATTAAAAGAAGAATATTCTTTGATGTGCCTAAAGATGTGGTAGATGCTAAAAACTTAAAATTAAAATTAGGAAGTAATATATTTTCCCAGACAGGCGGACATCTTGAAATAGACCTTTCAAAATAAATAATCTCGATATAATCTCGAGATAATAAATCTAAATAAAAAAGGCCCTGCGACCAACAGGACCTTGAAAATATGTGTGATATAACACAACATACTCTAACCAGTATTAAGTATATCACACAAACCTTTAAAATACAATACAAGGAGTGTGATTTTTTTTATGCGAAAACCGAATGGCTACGGAACAGTAGCAAAATTAAGCGGAAAAAGGAGAAGACCGTTTGCGGTAAGGATTACGGCGGGTTATACGGACGAAGGGAAACAGATATACAAGTATCTTGGATATTATGCGACAAGGAAGGAGGCGGAATATCAGCTTTCACTTTACAATGCGAATCCATATGACATTAATTTGAAAAATCTAACTTTTAAGGATGTCTATAAAAGATTTTATGATGTAAAGAAAAATACAGGGACAAGTGAAAAAAGACTGAAAGCATACGAATCATTCTTTAAGAAACTTGCACCGCTTTACAATATGAAAATGGTAGACATTAAAACTCCGCATCTGCAGACATTATTCGACACATTTACTGAATTTTCTCCGCTGTATGTGAGAGAATTAAAATCTTTCGCGGGCTTGGTTTACAAGTATGCGATGGAAATTGACGTACTTGACAAGGATTATACAAGATTTCTTAAACTTAGAAAATTTAAAAAACTGAGAAAAAATAGTATATTTACTGCTGAAGAACAACAAAAACTATGGGATAACATTGAAACCATTCCAGGAACAGATATCCTATTAATATTAATTTACACAGGTTTCAGGGTAAATGAACTGTTATCTGTGAAAAAAGAAAAAATAGATCTGGAAAACTGGACTGTGACATCAGGATCTAAAACAGATGCAGGAAAGGAAAGAGTAGTTCCGATACATCACAGGATACAGCCCTTGATTATCAGATATATGCAGACAGATGGAGAGTATCTTATTCCGAACCACAACTTTAAATCTCATATGAACTATTCCAGTTTCAGAAGATATTTTTCTCAAATTTTAGAAAAACTGGAAATGGATCATACGATACACGATACAAGATACACATTCATTACATCTCTGAGAGAAGTGACTGACAACAACGCCGCTATTACAAGCATTGTCGGACACACTAATATACAGATGACGGATAAATATACTTTAACTAATATACAAAAAATGAGACAGGAAATAGACAAAATAAATTAATTTCCTGCCTCCTCAATGGAGTATTTTTTTGTATATTCCGTGTATATTATAGGTTAAATTTTTGATGTTCCCACACATCATTTTAATTTTAATTTAACTAATTAAAATACATAGAACACAGTAAAATCAATGCTTTCAAATACTCCGCGATTAAAATATTAAACTGTAACCAGTCTTTACTTTACATGATTTCACATCGCCTGAATTTATGACTGCCCTGAACTCCCATTTCTTATTTTTTTCAAGGGAATCTATTGTATCGACAGCATCTCCAATTTTATCTCCCTTTTTATCAAAGCACGGAACTTCCAGTTTTACATTTTTTTTGCTGCTTCCGTTATGTGAAAGAAATCCAGTTACAACTGTTGTATTTCCGTCATTTTCAACCTTCGCCTTGGCAAATTTATATTTTACACCTTTGGCATTGATTTCCCCTTCGTTTCCACCAATTATTCCACCTATAATATTTCCCGTTGTTTTAATTGCCGCTCCTGCTACAGTTCCCGCCGCCTTTATTGTCTCACCTGCAATACTTCCTGCCGCACCGATCACTCCGCATGAAGAAAGGATTAGGACAGAAGTTACTATCATTATTATTTTTTTCATATTTCTCATCCTTTCATTTTTTCAAAATATCCTACCATAACTATTGCATATTTTCATTTTTTTACCAATAGATAAAACTTAAATATATGTTATTATTTAATTATTGCTATCCTAGAACTTCATAATTTTTAATGCCCTGTTTTTTATTTTATTCAACAGTTCCTTTTCTTTTGTTAAATACCTTTTATCCTCCATGCTTTCAGGATATATTCCCTTTCTATTCAATTCTTCTATAAGAGTTTTCATTGTAGATTCAGGATTTTTGAAATATCTGCTTCCTCTTATTCTTATAAATTCCCATCCACAACGTTCTAAAACATTCTGACGTTCCATATCTTCCCTTATCTGTTCTTCAGTACTATGCCATTTTTCGCCATCACATTCTATCGCCACTTTTTTATCCTGAAAAAGTGCAACCATATCTATTTTGTACAACCCTGCTTCCCATTGCTGTTCTATATGGTATCCCTCCGATATTAAGTATTTTGCTATTTTTTCTTCAAAAACCGATTCTGAATTTTTTTCCATTTCTTCAGTTAAAAGCATTTCCTTAGGACTGCTGACATATTCCAGAAATTCTTTTCTAATATCTCCTGTTTTTAAATCATTATCAACATCCAGGGAATTAACTACCCACATCTGATTTCTAGCCCTGCTCGCCGCAACATTGTATCTTTTCTTTCTTGCTGATTCAGTTCCATCAGTCATCACTCTTAAAGGCACTTCTCCTGAATTACTGTCAACCATTGTAAGGAATATGACATCTCTTTCATCTCCTTGAAAATGACTTGAATTTCCACATAGAATATCATGTTTTTCTATATCTGTCACATCTATTTTTTCCACTATCATTTTCTGAATGAGATCAGACTGTTCATCCCCCAAAAGAGAAATTACTCCAAAAGAACTGTCAGCATATTCTTTCATTTCCATACATGCTTTAATTAAAGATACAACTGTTTTAGCTTCGAGTTCATTTATTTTCCTTTTCTCATCCCTCATCCCTGGAACCTTATAATTTATGACTGCCGGTTTCAAATCCGATGATCCCGACTCTCTCAAAGGCTTTATTTTCAAATCATAGGAAGTTTTATTGCTATACCCTATTATTTCAGGAACACATCTGAAATGTTCCTTCAACATCAGTGGACGGTATGTTGTTGCAGCTACTGAGTAAAGTGAAGAATTTAATCCATATAAATCATCATTGATGATTTTTCCTTTTATATATTTTTCTCTTAATGAATTTACTTTTTCAACGCTTACTCCTATATCCAATGGACTTACCTGCTTATCATCTCCCACAATAATAACCTTTTTTGCCATATATAGAAGCACTAATGAACTTATATCCGACTGGCTGGCTTCGTCTATGATTATAACATCAAATTTATTTTCTGCAGGATTCAAAGTATCAATTACTTTATTCATTGGCATAATCCAGGCCGGAACGGCTTTCTGACAGATATTCATTTTTTCTTTTGCCTGCTTTCTATATAATGAAGCATTTTTCCCTGTCCCTTTTCCTATTTTC
Proteins encoded:
- a CDS encoding DUF6173 family protein: MNYRSAEWMHERVVSTINDFEKDIRDDEQASIVISSFANNPILINDVGYWNPDIIIFDGVLVSDGSTVQVLQHTSQLNLCLIASKRRDPERPRRKIGFSVDSQED
- a CDS encoding DUF739 family protein codes for the protein MRDYSLLRGRIKEKLKNEYVLAEKLNCSKATLSKKLNDEVDFTQTEIENVCTILEIERIDISSYFFTSKV
- a CDS encoding helix-turn-helix domain-containing protein — protein: MGNKVDCHIRIKEAMELRNLNQSDIVERTNIKKSALSQYISGKITPRQNAIDELSKVLNVSEPWLMGYDVPMKRTVLKKETQKSKTDDVVLTPEQEAELQYIIEHNMLFFKRNKMDEDDAKKLADILREFYIETLEQK
- a CDS encoding ImmA/IrrE family metallo-endopeptidase produces the protein MKKKEIFELAKKLATEYRSDPKRLAKELGIVVKYRSFNNHSGSCIRMNGKQLIVINTRMSTLKQLFVLAHEIAHLLLHPYEATIIRYFSFSESKIEFEANYFAVVFFSESEIEFEEDEEIKQLINNIIL
- a CDS encoding DUF4352 domain-containing protein — protein: MAKKIVGEDGKVYYERKPIYKRWWFILLVILIILGIIGSRGSKNENSSSGTKTAESKKEEVKTFKIGDMVNTENIELTVNDISSVKKVTDDSGYLEYKPDGEDNRFIILHVTIKNIAKEMISLDSSSFQLYSGDVQYSPTMVMVKDGLNLDGINPGVQIKRRIFFDVPKDVVDAKNLKLKLGSNIFSQTGGHLEIDLSK
- a CDS encoding site-specific integrase; its protein translation is MRKPNGYGTVAKLSGKRRRPFAVRITAGYTDEGKQIYKYLGYYATRKEAEYQLSLYNANPYDINLKNLTFKDVYKRFYDVKKNTGTSEKRLKAYESFFKKLAPLYNMKMVDIKTPHLQTLFDTFTEFSPLYVRELKSFAGLVYKYAMEIDVLDKDYTRFLKLRKFKKLRKNSIFTAEEQQKLWDNIETIPGTDILLILIYTGFRVNELLSVKKEKIDLENWTVTSGSKTDAGKERVVPIHHRIQPLIIRYMQTDGEYLIPNHNFKSHMNYSSFRRYFSQILEKLEMDHTIHDTRYTFITSLREVTDNNAAITSIVGHTNIQMTDKYTLTNIQKMRQEIDKIN
- a CDS encoding FxLYD domain-containing protein; translated protein: MKKIIMIVTSVLILSSCGVIGAAGSIAGETIKAAGTVAGAAIKTTGNIIGGIIGGNEGEINAKGVKYKFAKAKVENDGNTTVVTGFLSHNGSSKKNVKLEVPCFDKKGDKIGDAVDTIDSLEKNKKWEFRAVINSGDVKSCKVKTGYSLIF